A window of Stenotrophomonas indicatrix genomic DNA:
GGTGGGCGGCGGTGTGCGCATGACCGGTAAGATCGTCACCGTTTCGAGCGGCCCTGTTCCAGAGGTGATCGCTCCAGAACTGGGAGCCTACGCTGATTCGCTTGGTGGTCTTGGGGTAAAGACTTCGTGTGGAAACGCTATTGTTCGTTGCGCGGAACTCAGGGCGGCAAACGAATTGATGTTGGCAAACCCGCGCCTGAAGCTTGGAGATGTTAAATTCACTGGTGCCGTGAGGCCGAGGAACAATCAGACAGTCCCTTGGTGTGATAACCCGGTGTATATGGAAGCGTGTTTGAACGGATTCACCTTGATGAGGATTTCCAACGTAAAACTCCCTTAAAGTTTCCCCGGGTCGTGCCGCCACCGATATAGGGCCACGATCAAGGGAATTGAGATGCTCGCCTTACGCAACCTCCGTGTGGGATCCCGGCTTTCCGCCGGCTTCGGTCTGCTGTTGCTGTTCATCCTGGCCATTGTCGGCCTGGTGTTGTACGGAAACCATCTGAAGTCCGCCCAGTTCGAGAAAGTGGTGGGCGTGAACATGGTCAAGATGCGGTTGTTGAACGACATGCTCGATACCAACAACGCGGTGCTGATGCATCGTCGCCTGATGGTGATCAAGCGCGGCGAGGAGTTCGACAAGGATTACCAGCGGGCGCAGGAACTGAGCCGCACCTACGACAGCATCTGGGACAAGTACGTCAAAATTCCCCGCGATGCCACCGGCGATACGCTGGTGGCGCAGATCGCGGCGGCGCGCAAGGCCACCGACGTCTCCACTCAACAATTGCACGAGCGGATGAAGGCGGGCGACTACGACGGTGCAGCCACCGAGCTGCTGGCCGAGCACGGTCTGGCCACGGCCTGGAATGGAGCGATTTCCAGCCTGCTGCGGCACCAGGAAACCCTGACCGAACGCAGCCGTGAGGAATATCGCGCCACGGAAGCGTGGACGGGAACCCTGTCCATCGCCTTCGGTGTGCTCAGCCTGATTCTCGGCGCACTGGCCGCGTGGGCGATCACCCGCAGCCTGACCCGCCCCTTGGCGGGCGCGGTGAAGCTGGCCGATGGCATCGCCAACGGTCGCTTGGACAACGTCATCGATGCCTCGGGCAACGACGAGGTGACCCAGTTGCTGAAGTCCATGCAGCGCATGCAGGGGCAGCTGCAGGCGGTGATGGCCGCGCAGGGCGAGATGGCGCGGCAGCACGATGATGGCAGCCTGGGTTATCGCATGGACGAGAGCGCCTTCCCCGGCGACTACGGGCGCATGGTGCATGACACCAACGCGCTGGTGGGCTCGCACGTGCAGGTGCAGAACCGCTTGATCGAGGTGATGAAGCACTACGCACGCGGCGACCTGTCGGTGGACATGGATCGCCTGCCGGGCGAGAAGGCGGCGATCACCCAGGCCATGGACGAGACCAAATCGAGTCTGTCGGCCATCAACGGCGAGATCCGCCGGCTGGCCACAGCCGCGGCCGCAGGCGACTTCAGCCTGCGCGGTGACGAAGCACGCTTCGAGCATGATTTCGGCGAGATGGTGATCGGGCTGAACCGGTTGATGCAGACCACCGACGAGAACCTGGTGCAGGTGTCGAGCCTGCTGCAGGCGATCTCGCGCGGCGATCTGACCGTACGCATGCAGGGCGATTTCCACGGTGTGTTCGCCCGCATGCGCGACGACTGCAACGCGACCGTCGAGCAGCTGACCCAGATCGTCGGCCGTATCCAGGCCAGTGCATCCAGCATCAATCTGGCAGCGGGGGAGATTGCCTCCGGCAATACCGATCTGTCGCGGCGTACCGAGCAGCAGGCGGCCAACCTGGAAGAAACGGCAGCGTCGATGGAGGAGCTGACCTCCACGGTGAAGCAGAACGCCGAACACGCGCGCCAGGCCAACCAGCTGGCGATCGGTGCACATGGGGTGGCCTCGCAGGGCGGCGAGGTGGTCGGCCAGGTGGTGACCACCATGAGCGCCATCGAAGCGTCGTCGAAGAAGATCGCCGAGATCATCAGCGTGATCGATGGCATCGCTTTCCAGACCAACATCCTGGCGCTCAATGCCGCCGTGGAAGCGGCACGTGCGGGTGAGCAGGGCAGGGGCTTTGCGGTGGTGGCCAGCGAGGTGCGCACCTTGGCACAGCGCTCGGCGGGTGCGGCCAAGGAGATCAAGGGCCTGATCGAGGAGTCGGTGGGCAAGGTGTCCGACGGCTCGGCGCTGGTGCGTCAGGCCGGCACGACGATGGGCGAGATTGTCGCCTCGGTGCAGCGGGTGACCGACATCATGGCGGAGATCTCTGCAGCCTCGCAGGAGCAGAGCTCGGGCATCGAGCAGGTCAACCAGACGGTGATGCAGATGGACGAAACCACTCAGCAGAACGCCGCGCTGGTGGAAGAGGCCAGCGCCGCTGCGCGGTCGATGGAAGAACAGGCCAACCTGCTGGCCGAGGCGGTGTCGGTGTTCCGCACCGGCGCTTCGGTGGCGGCGGCAGCGGTCCGTCCGATGTTGGCAGCGGTCGCTGCAAGCGTGCCGCCGGTGCGTCGCGTGACCGGGGTACCGCTACGGAATGCCCCGTCGCTCGCTGCCAACACGGGTGGGTGGGAAGAGTTCTAAGCCGGGTGGGAGACGGCGCCCATCGCGATGCTGGTCGCGATGGGCGCATTTTTGTTTCCTGAACCGATGATGGCCGTTGAGCGCCTGGAGACGTGGATTTCACCTGCAGTTGCCACGTGCAGGCAGACACTTGCCCCATACCGGAGCACAGGAGATGGCCATGAAGACCTCGACTCGATTGATGGTGCTGGGCACCCTGCTGGCGGCCTCGTCCGTTGCTGGCGCACAGAATTACGGCCCGCGTGATGAAGGGCGCAAGTTCAACGATGGCAGCCGCGTGGTCTGCAAGAACGTGGAAGTGCAGCGCAATACCCGCGATCCCAACCGCATCACCGGTACCGCTACGGGCGCCGTGGTCGGTGGTCTGCTGGGCAACCAGGTAGGCGGCGGCAATGGCAAGAAGCTGGCGACTGTCGCCGGTGCCGTGGCGGGCGGTGCAGCTGGGCGGCAGATCCAGGGCAACCATCAGCAGAAGACTGGCGACCGCGTGGTCGAGCGCCGTTGTGAGCGCGTCTATCGCTGATCCCTCCATGCGATAACCCCTTCCACA
This region includes:
- a CDS encoding glycine zipper 2TM domain-containing protein codes for the protein MAMKTSTRLMVLGTLLAASSVAGAQNYGPRDEGRKFNDGSRVVCKNVEVQRNTRDPNRITGTATGAVVGGLLGNQVGGGNGKKLATVAGAVAGGAAGRQIQGNHQQKTGDRVVERRCERVYR
- a CDS encoding hemagglutinin repeat-containing protein, encoding MGSNGGSILSQGAQMSAEGNAVLLATKDIVLDVAHNTERSDSSSRGKGWGFANNTSGLPFGTNNSRSEGSGQSDTITGTQLSVGGGVRMTGKIVTVSSGPVPEVIAPELGAYADSLGGLGVKTSCGNAIVRCAELRAANELMLANPRLKLGDVKFTGAVRPRNNQTVPWCDNPVYMEACLNGFTLMRISNVKLP
- a CDS encoding methyl-accepting chemotaxis protein, translated to MLALRNLRVGSRLSAGFGLLLLFILAIVGLVLYGNHLKSAQFEKVVGVNMVKMRLLNDMLDTNNAVLMHRRLMVIKRGEEFDKDYQRAQELSRTYDSIWDKYVKIPRDATGDTLVAQIAAARKATDVSTQQLHERMKAGDYDGAATELLAEHGLATAWNGAISSLLRHQETLTERSREEYRATEAWTGTLSIAFGVLSLILGALAAWAITRSLTRPLAGAVKLADGIANGRLDNVIDASGNDEVTQLLKSMQRMQGQLQAVMAAQGEMARQHDDGSLGYRMDESAFPGDYGRMVHDTNALVGSHVQVQNRLIEVMKHYARGDLSVDMDRLPGEKAAITQAMDETKSSLSAINGEIRRLATAAAAGDFSLRGDEARFEHDFGEMVIGLNRLMQTTDENLVQVSSLLQAISRGDLTVRMQGDFHGVFARMRDDCNATVEQLTQIVGRIQASASSINLAAGEIASGNTDLSRRTEQQAANLEETAASMEELTSTVKQNAEHARQANQLAIGAHGVASQGGEVVGQVVTTMSAIEASSKKIAEIISVIDGIAFQTNILALNAAVEAARAGEQGRGFAVVASEVRTLAQRSAGAAKEIKGLIEESVGKVSDGSALVRQAGTTMGEIVASVQRVTDIMAEISAASQEQSSGIEQVNQTVMQMDETTQQNAALVEEASAAARSMEEQANLLAEAVSVFRTGASVAAAAVRPMLAAVAASVPPVRRVTGVPLRNAPSLAANTGGWEEF